The following are encoded in a window of Gammaproteobacteria bacterium genomic DNA:
- a CDS encoding tautomerase family protein — MPLITVTMLKPKTTEFKTQVIDAVHQALINSGVPHNDKFQRILELDAVDFRFDPSYPDVSTQRNNDFVLIEILLSVGRSVKVKKKIVADIINTLKQANFDPENIMICFKETTWENWSFAGGRFIHV; from the coding sequence ATGCCATTAATTACCGTCACTATGCTCAAACCAAAAACAACGGAATTTAAAACTCAAGTAATCGATGCAGTTCATCAAGCACTAATAAACTCTGGTGTACCACACAATGATAAATTTCAAAGAATACTCGAATTAGACGCTGTGGATTTTCGCTTTGACCCAAGCTATCCTGATGTCAGCACGCAGCGCAACAACGATTTCGTTTTAATCGAAATTCTACTTTCTGTTGGTCGCAGTGTTAAAGTGAAGAAAAAAATTGTCGCAGATATTATTAATACTCTGAAACAAGCTAATTTTGATCCAGAAAATATTATGATCTGTTTTAAAGAAACCACCTGGGAAAATTGGTCATTTGCCGGCGGAAGATTTATTCATGTATGA